One Anastrepha obliqua isolate idAnaObli1 chromosome 6, idAnaObli1_1.0, whole genome shotgun sequence DNA window includes the following coding sequences:
- the LOC129250607 gene encoding uncharacterized protein LOC129250607: MKLIRVCNPDIPTQEWRYVKPLTSKNSAEESKEQKRATMQALLLLTENSIEPLAKCDGHLRYGFVKVKLHIYKTDTDAIEFLATKEGEKLMGEPEPMSETEPMSEDDRPTEEEYASSGSEMGLGRLYFEREDKPSSL; this comes from the exons ATGAAGCTCATTCGGGTCTGCAATCCGGACATCCCAACGCAGGAATGGAGGTATGTCAAACCTCTCACCAGCAAAAATAGCGCGGAAGAATCGAAAGAGCAGAAGCGCGCcaccatgcaggctctcctgctccTCACAGAGAACTCAATCGAACCATTAGCGAAATGCGATGGGCATCTGAGATACGGTTTCGTAAAGGTGAAGCTTCACATTTACAAAACAGACACAGATGCAATTGAGTTCCTCGCCACTAAGGAAGGTGAAAAGCTCATGGGCGAACCAGAACCCATGAGCGAAACCGAGCCAATGAGCGAAGACGACCggcccaccgaagaagaatacgcctcttcaggctcagaaatgggcttagggaggctgtacttcgaacgggagg ATAAACCTTCATCACTGTAA